In Penaeus monodon isolate SGIC_2016 chromosome 41, NSTDA_Pmon_1, whole genome shotgun sequence, a single genomic region encodes these proteins:
- the LOC119598507 gene encoding formin-like protein 16 has product MGSLNQLAAFLLLISVAHSVKLRQECDIGLQVGCPSETDGRPWVSCSRVACSVTTNKTWFIGILYKRVDCLEEDGKMVKVEYQRQGRLSCSLVPIQTNPELLQAYLSSANSTCESSVPTSGAPASGTSVTPASVTSLTPASATSGVPASATSGASTSATSGALPQQLQVAPPQRLQVPPPRQLQVPPPRPPRHSPQPPPPRDHHQKRLRVPSAGRPSGPHASS; this is encoded by the exons ATGGGCTCCCTTAACCAACTCGCTGCTTTCCTTCTCCTAATTTCA GTCGCGCACTCAGTGAAGCTGCGGCAGGAATGCGACATCGGACTGCAGGTGGGATGCCCGAGCGAGACCGACGGGCGGCCGTGGGTGTCTTGCTCACGGGTCGCCTGCTCGGTCACCACCAATAAG ACCTGGTTTATTGGAATTCTGTACAAGCGCGTGGACTGCTTGGAAGAAGACGGTAAAATGGTGAAGGTTGAATACCAGAGGCAAGGGAGACTGTCTTGTTCTCTCGTTCCCATCCAGACAA ACCCAGAGCTCCTTCAGGCCTACTTGAGCTCTGCCAACTCGACGTGTGAATCTTCGGTGCCCACTTCAGGTGCCCCCGCCTCAGGGACTTCAGTTACCCCCGCCTCGGTAACTTCACTTACCCCCGCCTCGGCAACTTCAGGTGTCCCTGCCTCGGCAACTTCAGGTGCCTCCACCTCGGCAACTTCAGGTGCTCTGCCTCAGCAGCTTCAGGTGGCCCCGCCTCAGAGACTTCAGGTGCCTCCGCCTCGGCAACTTCAGGTGCCCCCGCCTCGACCACCGCGTCACTCACCACAACCGCCGCCGCCACGGGACCACCACCAAAAGCGCCTTCGTGTCCCGTCGGCTGGACGCCCTTCGGGTCCTCATGCTTCCTCGTGA
- the LOC119598603 gene encoding uncharacterized protein LOC119598603, whose amino-acid sequence MRGLLNRVTVLLVLVSFGHSVKLRQECDIGLQVGCPSEANGQPWVSCSQVDCSVTTKNTWFIGALYKRVDCLEADGKMVKVEYQRQGGLSCSLVPIRTNEQLLAE is encoded by the exons ATGAGAGGGCTTCTAAATCGCGTCACTGTTTTACTCGTTCTGGTTTCG TTCGGGCACTCGGTGAAGCTGCGGCAGGAATGCGACATCGGACTACAGGTGGGATGCCCGAGTGAGGCCAACGGGCAGCCGTGGGTGTCTTGCTCACAGGTCGACTGCTCGGTCACCACTAAGAAC ACTTGGTTCATTGGAGCGCTGTACAAGCGCGTGGACTGCCTGGAAGCAGATGGTAAAATGGTGAAGGTTGAATATCAGAGGCAAGGGGGACTATCATGCTCTCTCGTTCCCATCCGAACaa ACGAGCAGCTCCTCGCAGAGTAA